In Fusarium fujikuroi IMI 58289 draft genome, chromosome FFUJ_chr02, the genomic stretch ATCAAAATGTTTTCTGGCTCATTTAAAGCGTTGCGCTGATTTATTATGGAAAGTTTAAGCCCATATTGTAGAGAAAACAACCAAAGAAACTTCTGAAATCGAGTGCCACTTTGCTGGAGGCTTTCCCCATAAGGTAGGATCCTTAAGGTTATTGAAATATGAGGACATGTTATCATTCATACCATTTGGCAAGGTTCCTCGAACAGTAGATTCAAAGTTACTGGGCCTGTCTTTGTCATGCAAATACTGTCTCAGAGCCTAGAGACTCCAGCGACCTGTAGTGATGACTGAATCGAAGGTTTGTTATGCATACCAGTCTTTGTGCTTTACGTATAGGCCTTTCAGTTTATATTCTTGAACACTAATGACCTGTTGGGTAGAAGAAAATCACGATAGATACTTACTACTATGTACCTAAATCTGTTATAGACAAGTCCACGAGTAAAAGCTGGCAATATAACTTGTTCCGGCATCGTGTGTGTGGGGTTGTTCTCAAAGTTAGACATAACCTCCGTTGcaaaagcttaaattatGCCTTTAGGAAAGAACACTATAGTCTTTCATATTTTACTACTAGAACGACGAGTATCAGTCTGGATATTTCTCTTACGAACTAGTATTGGTGGCTTTCTGATCGGTCAAGATATTCATCTCCGAGGAAGAGTCGCCTCGATCCGACTTATTTCGCTGTTGCCAAAATGGATATAAgattacctaggtatgttCAAGGCCCCCCACGCCTGCTCGGACGATCTTTAAGGCAAGGCCTTGAGACAAGAAAGAGCATTGGCTGAACGAGGGTCGTATAAGGCCAGGGGGCTCCACTGGAAAGgaatccttcttcttcaaatcCTCCACTTTCCACTGTACAAAGACTCCAATATATCGGTAAACTCCGTTTCTATTCTTCTTGGCCGCATAAGATATCGTGTGCTAGTGAGTAAGGCCAGTCAAACGATGTGGAACTGCCCAGGATCTTCAGTTTAGCTCTCCACTGGCTTGAGGTGATGGCTTCATGCTGTCCACCGGAAACAACGCGCTTTTGCCTACTAAGTTAGTTCGCGATGAGGTAAGAGGCGTTCCTTGAACAGCAACCGACTTCGCCTTTCACTATCACGATCTTCTGACAAATACAAGAGAAAAACCAACCCGTTGGCCTGCAGTAAAGCAGAACACACGTTGTGACGAGAAACACGGACAAGGGCTGCTCAAGCGACAAGAACTGCAATGAACCAACATGAGAAACCTTATTTCATAagatcttatcttatctagATAATCAGTCGCTGGTGGCTGAAAGAGCCGCCAGGGCTGAAGCGCCTCAACTTAAACCCACCACGGCCTCAAATGGGTACGCAAAACTCTGCTAGTTTATCCGTTATTTGATCAAAGAACTCGTTCTCGGGCCCGGAACCAAACGCATAGCTAACAGGCTCCTTCGACTGGTCTCACGACAATTGCCAAGCGAACTGGTCAAGAATTGATCGTACCAGGATTGAACCCTTCATACTTGCAGGTAAACTACATTCGAGAACAACAGACTTGATCAATTACGGGTCATCAGGTTTCTGATTCGTGCTTGGGAGAGATCCATATCGATTCTAGCAACTCTTGTCGAGGACCGGACTATGAGAGTTCACCCGACGGCAACGGCCATGAACTCATTATGCTGGGATCCTTTGTACCGGCTTGGATTAGGCGATGGGCCTCTCCACTAAATCCTCCTTTATCGGCTTATCTGATGATCAGATAAAAGCAACTTCGGCGAGCATCCCTGAATCGCAAAGAGCCTCTGCAGCGGCCAGAGCTCGGTATTAGACCAGTTGCGGAAGTGATCATCTAGCAACATGAatccttcaagcttctccCAATGAGAACAAAGCATTCTTCCCTGACACTAAAGTTCTCTCCGATGCTCAGGGTGCTCATCCGTCTTACTGCAGAAACTCCACTCAGAATCATCCCCTGCAATACAGGAACCATGAATCCATGAATCTATGACCCTTCTCTGCACACTTTTTCTCTGTAAAAGAGCTTGGCATTAGTCCGACTTCCGGAACAAGGCACGGGCATCTCTGCAGGACAGGTCCGGCACAAGACTAATCCCTACAGACCCAGAAGATGGACAGTCCATCCCATTGTCTTGCCACTCACGGAGGAAGAGACGAGACAGGATGTTGCGAATATTTCTGGGGAATGTAACGCTGTCTATAAATCGCGGCCTTAATCACGTTTTTGTGTTGCATTTATGTTCCTTCATGCCACTACCTTAAATACAAAGTGCTTCAGCTAAGTGTAACCCACTCGTGGTACTTTTGAACCTTCTTTGCAACTCTATTCCCAGCTCTCTGGCCATCATTGCAGCTCAAAGGTTCCATCAAGAAAACATGGCTGCTTCCACCAGTCCAGCTCAAGTCCAGGGCGACTTTGAGAAGCAGATACAGCCTGAGAACCATGCCATCAATGATTTCCCCGACAAGGAAAAGGAACATGATTCAGATGATGGCTCCGAGATCAAGCAGGACGGTGTCAAGCGTGTCGAGGCCATCACCAAAGTCTGGTCCCCTGGTATGATGTGGGCTGTTTTTATATTGTATGCTCCCTGACGCTCCTGTTTACGAGCCACTGAGAACCAGCTAACATTAATGCAGCCTCTACTTGGTCAACTTCGTCGATACTCTCCTTCAGGCTGTTCACTCCAGTTTGGTGCCATATGTCACTTCTTCGTTCAGCCAGCACGGCCTGCTTGCCATAACCAGTGTCTTCGGATCCATCATCGCGGGTGTCAGCAAGctcgccatcgccaagatcattgataTTCGCGGCCGAAACGAAGGGTTCCTGCTGATGATTCTGATAATCATTATCGGGATGATTATGAAAGCCTGCTGCAAGAATGTTGAGACTTATGCTGCTGGTCATACCTTCTACTGGGTTGGCCACGTTGGTCTAAGCTACATTATCGATGTCGTTCTTTCAGACATGACTTCTCTTCGCAACCGCATGATCATGTTCGGCCTTTATATGAGCCCCCGACTTGCTTCTACTTTCGGTGGCCCTAAGATTGCTGAGTTGTTCTTCAAGCACTCGACCTATCGCTGGGCTTTCGGATCTTTTTGTATCattcttgtcttcttctctATCCCCGTGTCTGCCATTTTTATGTATCACGaaatcaaggccaagaagcttggataCTTGCCAGAGAAGAGTCAGCGCAGTCTCTGGGACTCAACGAAGCACTACTTTGTCGAATTTGACATTGTTGGCATGATCCTCACCATTGCTGGTTTCTCTCTTATCCTGACCCCTCTCAACATTGCCACTCGTGCTCCCAACGGTTGGAAGACTGACTATATCATCGCAATGCTTGTTGTCGGCGTTGTTTGCCTTGCTGGATTTGCTGCCTGGGAGAAGTGGTATGCTAAGGTGCCCTATGTACCTttcaagttcctcaaggacCGAACCATCCTAGGTGCTTGCCTTCTAAGCGCTTTTCTCAACATGTCCATCTTTGCCTGGGACACTTATTACAACTCGTACCTACAGGTCGTCCATGGTCTCAGCATCGCCACCGCTGGATACACTCTGAACGCATTTTCTGTGACGTCTACTATCCTGGCGCCCTTCATCGGACTGTGAGTTGCGCCATCGTGTCAACAAATCTGGTCATTCTGCTAACATGGCATACAGTTTCCTCCGTTGGTATGGAAGATACTACTGGCCTGCAGTTTTCGGCATCCCCTGGTGTGTCCTTGGTACTGCACTTCTCATACACTTCCGACAGCCTGGAAACGACATCGGTTACCTCGTCATGTGCCAGGTCTTCCATGGTGTGTGCGGTGGTATTTGGGCCATGACCGGGCCTCTCGCCATCATGACTCAGGTTACCCACCAAGAGATTGCCGTTGTGCTCGCACTCTACTCTATGTTCGGCTCCATCGGCCAGGCCATCGGTTTCGGCATCTCTGGTGCCCTGTGGACCAACGATCTACCCAGAGAGATGTACAAGGCTCTCCCCCAGGATGCCAAGAACCAAACCGCTGCCCTCTACGGCGACATGAAGCTGCAGATGGCCGACCCAATAGGCACTCCTATCCGAGATGCCGTCGTTCACGCCTACGGAGTTGTACAGCGCGAGATGGTTATTGCCGGATGCGCTTTCTTGCCTCTGATCTGTATCTGTGTTATTGTCTGGCGTAACAAGCCGATTGACAGACAGCAGACTAAGGGTAATGTCTTTTAGATTGTGCTAGGAGCAACAAATGAGTTGAACTTGGAGGCTCTGCAGTCTCAGTCGGTGTATCTACAAATCAGGACCTAAAGTGATTTATTGAAGAGGCTATCTCTCGTTTACAAAATCTAGACTTGGCGATTTATCCCTTATCGTGATTCACCTGCCTATGAAGTTGTTTGTGAGGCTAGCTAATGGCCTTTTGCCCAGGAAACATGAGATTTCATAATAAGGAAGCCCACAAACGAAATTTGATCAACTGTTGAATGACTCCAGAGAGTACTGGAATCCCCGAATCCCTCCATTTGAATGTTGATCGGGCTCTCGGCGCTATTTTCTCATCAGCCTGATATTGAAGCAAGTTGATGTTGTGCATCTGTGGCAAAGCGATCTACGAGCGTATGATACCGGCATGTCTCAAATTTCTGCCTACGCATTGATTAGACGGGTATCGACATTGATTCATGCCGATACGCATATTATCAGGATACCCGCATCAACACCTCACCTCGTGAGTTTGCCGTCGCATCTGCCGTCCTTGTTTGCTACGCTCATAGGCTCACATGCCTTTTGTGTAACATCCAAATCAATAGCGCGACTGAAACAACTCTAGGATCATGCGTGGCTCTGGTCTCTTTTTGCTAATCTACAAACATTCTGGGAAACTACCCATGCTCTATAGCTGATCCAGTCTGCAATTACCCGCGCTCACAAGATCAATGACTGCTTCACCTTGTGGGACGCATTGCGTAAGATGCGAGAGATGCAGCAGGCTGACAGTGTTGGTAGTTTCGATCGATTGGAGACCAGAGTCGACACGGCTTCACGCATTAAGACAACGGGTAGCCGCATGAGAATCACCGAGCAGGACTTCGAGTCCTGATAATATGGATAAGCCGGCTTATATCTCATTCGTTACTATCCCTAGCTCTATGTATTGTCCGTAATGGATGGCCGGCATTACTATCTGCGTTTACTGCTTCGAGGACAGAAGGGCCCGAACAATGGTTGCATCTCAAAGTTTGCTGATATGCGGTATGATAGTCTCATGAACGCGTAAGAAGGCAGATTCAGAGCTATCACTGGCCATATTACCTTCATAGCAAAGAGGCATGGTGTTCTCGTCTCATGATGCATAGCACTACAACCCCTTCTCACTGATTCACTGATCAATCAGACAAGAGTGAGTGCGCGTTATCCCGACCCGATCATACTATCCAGAATAGGATACACATGCAGTAGCGTGCGTGAGCATCGGATTGTCCCCTGAGTGCTTGATTTCTAGATGAATCACCGACGATATAGCTTCAACCCTGATCCCAGAGCATCCCAGTGTAACCAGCGACTGTACTTTGCGGTCTGGCAATGAGCCAACAAACAGAGTATGAAGCAGTCTGCTTTACCACTAGAGTCACAAGAGGTCATGCCTGAGTTTCGTTGGGAGAGTTTGCATCATCTGGAATACAAACGGTTGAGAGAGCCTCTCGTTCTCTCGGACTATAAATGCCAGGCTTTCTCCTCGTGGATATGATCACCAAGAACTTGTTCAAGACTTTCGTCTACACAGAGAACACTTTCATATTGAAGTTTTGAGATAACGAACGCTTTATCATCTAGAAACACTCTCCACATACTCAGGCATCAGTCTTCATAGAGTCTGCCTATCATCATGCCCGATCAGTCAAAGAAGGCCAATCAGCCAAAGAAGGTGACTGGCAGTAAAGGAGAAGCCACTCGACCGGTGAATGGTGAGGCTTCTGGATCTGGTGGAAATTCGTCTACGCAGAATCAATCGGCAAGCACCTATACGCCAACCACATCCGGTGGAGGAGGAAATGCTCAAGAAACACCAAGGACACCAGAACGCGTAGAAGATTGGAGGCATGGAACGGGTGATAGTTGGAACACCTTCAATCGCCGTGAAGGAAACAATAACAATGTTGGCGGGTCTTCGTCAGGGACAGTATACCCCCCTGAGCTAGATCTCTCTtccgatgaagaagacgagaacCAGCCTGACAAAAAAGATGAATCCAAAAGGGACggcaaaggcaaaggcaaagaCGTCTAGAAACGATCTACACAACGATCACAGGCCAGGTGAAAAGGCCCGATGAAGCCAAGTTGGAGAACACGATCAACTGAAATCTGGGGCTTTTGGTGGTGACGATTAGCGTCTCATGGTGCCATATTTTACTCTGGGTCAAATGTcagaggaagatggagatgttTGAGATACGGATTGAATGTTGAGGATAACAGATTGTGGACCAAGATATTAATCCGAGACAATTGTTTCACATTATTCATCCACTTTGATATGTTACAGGTTGCAGACCCTCATTTGACAGGGAGGAACTGTCACGTAAAATTCCAGACTCTGACACGCTAGATGAATGTGTTGAGCAGTTTGTTATGTTTCTAGATGCTCTGATGGAAgcaataataagctagtGACCACATGACTTGAGTGAAATTATAGGTAAATGCACGTCATGGGATGGTTCATTATAAGTCGGCAATGGTTAAGAATAGAGATTTTAGGTTTAGATATGACATTAAATTTTATTTTGTAGCAATAAATATGATAGAATAATCAAGTCTAGCGGTCAACTAAAACACAATTTTCTCAACGTGAATGGCATGCCCAGAAATGAGGTTCCAAGATACCTCAGTCTAGGCAATATCTTGGCAATGGCTTGGTGTGGTGTGCATGATGAAGTCAATGTGAGGGGTAAAATACGGTGCAGCTAATGGAAGGCTTGAAGAATAGGGCGGAAGCTAATTCTGACAGCGACATCATGGCTTGACTGTCAAGCATTGACTGCAAATGAGTGCTAGAGTGCTAGAGTGCTAGAGGCAGAGCTGACAGTTGATCTGTGTGTTATAGACACTTAGTAAAGTCGTCGTCATGGCTGTCGATATCACACGCATTAACCCGCCAAGAATGGATGGATACCTTACTCAAGGCCTAACTATCTCACCAAAtcgaggctgctgaggacgGAGAGAACTTCTCGTATTTGAGCGCATTTATTTAAAGTTGTATTACTGTATTCGTATCGAGGTACCACATCATGGAGATGGTGTTCAGACAGTCAAGTAAATCACATACCAAAGCCTCAAAGTTGCAGTTGAAAAAA encodes the following:
- a CDS encoding related to major facilitator MirA, encoding MAASTSPAQVQGDFEKQIQPENHAINDFPDKEKEHDSDDGSEIKQDGVKRVEAITKVWSPGMMWAVFIFLYLVNFVDTLLQAVHSSLVPYVTSSFSQHGLLAITSVFGSIIAGVSKLAIAKIIDIRGRNEGFLLMILIIIIGMIMKACCKNVETYAAGHTFYWVGHVGLSYIIDVVLSDMTSLRNRMIMFGLYMSPRLASTFGGPKIAELFFKHSTYRWAFGSFCIILVFFSIPVSAIFMYHEIKAKKLGYLPEKSQRSLWDSTKHYFVEFDIVGMILTIAGFSLILTPLNIATRAPNGWKTDYIIAMLVVGVVCLAGFAAWEKWYAKVPYVPFKFLKDRTILGACLLSAFLNMSIFAWDTYYNSYLQVVHGLSIATAGYTLNAFSVTSTILAPFIGLFLRWYGRYYWPAVFGIPWCVLGTALLIHFRQPGNDIGYLVMCQVFHGVCGGIWAMTGPLAIMTQVTHQEIAVVLALYSMFGSIGQAIGFGISGALWTNDLPREMYKALPQDAKNQTAALYGDMKLQMADPIGTPIRDAVVHAYGVVQREMVIAGCAFLPLICICVIVWRNKPIDRQQTKGNVF